One window of Patescibacteria group bacterium genomic DNA carries:
- a CDS encoding prepilin-type N-terminal cleavage/methylation domain-containing protein, with translation MKIVNKIKNNIFGFSLIELLVSVSIIVIITSISVASFTSWKKDENLRQSALVLMSNMQKIQNMSLTGQMYNGSIPIAYGAYFNDTNPSSYTLFADMNGDYIYDDDGTEKIEDFDLLGDVCISNLIPVASNKLTIIFKLPKAEIYINQDTLDNVAEIDVIHNITSNFKTIKIKRITGQIDME, from the coding sequence ATGAAAATAGTTAACAAAATAAAAAATAACATTTTTGGATTTTCTTTAATAGAGCTTCTTGTTTCAGTTTCTATTATTGTAATTATAACTAGCATTTCCGTTGCTAGTTTTACTTCTTGGAAAAAAGATGAAAATCTTAGGCAGTCAGCTCTTGTTTTAATGTCTAATATGCAAAAAATTCAGAATATGAGTTTGACGGGACAGATGTATAATGGAAGTATTCCAATAGCTTATGGAGCGTATTTTAATGACACAAATCCATCTTCTTATACTCTTTTTGCTGACATGAACGGAGATTATATTTATGATGATGATGGAACTGAAAAAATAGAGGATTTTGATTTATTAGGTGATGTTTGCATATCTAATTTAATTCCCGTTGCTTCTAATAAACTAACGATAATTTTTAAATTGCCAAAGGCTGAAATTTACATTAATCAAGATACTTTAGATAATGTTGCTGAAATTGATGTAATTCACAATATTACTTCTAATTTTAAAACAATAAAAATTAAAAGAATTACAGGGCAAATTGATATGGAATAA
- a CDS encoding type II secretion system protein, giving the protein MKFISIKKNQRGFTLMEIIVVLAIFTITISIMADIFITSITAQRKIIVRQKLFASARYSIELMSRYIRTGTISYSDFSDPVLICDDEIYIRDNDDIKTFFKLCEGCGSCPAGVGKCLIMSIDEGITWDSVTPKGVEVDKLEFYIKPSTDPFIVGGPDVQPRATIILKLKNNSDLSSSYQSEVLIQTTISTRIYDR; this is encoded by the coding sequence ATGAAATTTATAAGCATAAAAAAAAATCAGCGCGGATTTACACTTATGGAAATTATTGTTGTTTTGGCTATTTTTACAATTACTATTTCTATTATGGCTGATATTTTTATTACTTCAATTACGGCGCAAAGAAAAATTATTGTTAGGCAAAAGCTATTTGCTAGCGCCCGTTATTCAATTGAATTAATGTCAAGATATATAAGAACGGGAACTATTTCTTACAGCGATTTTTCTGATCCTGTTTTAATATGTGACGATGAAATATATATTAGAGATAATGATGACATAAAAACTTTTTTTAAATTATGCGAGGGGTGCGGCAGTTGTCCGGCTGGCGTTGGGAAATGTTTAATAATGAGCATAGATGAAGGGATTACTTGGGATAGTGTTACTCCAAAAGGTGTTGAAGTTGATAAATTAGAATTTTATATTAAACCCTCAACTGATCCTTTTATTGTTGGTGGTCCAGATGTTCAGCCAAGAGCTACAATTATATTAAAACTGAAAAATAATTCAGATCTTTCATCGTCATACCAATCAGAAGTATTAATTCAAACAACTATTTCA